DNA sequence from the Nitrospinota bacterium genome:
ATTTATGAAGAATTTGAAATAAAAGACAAGACCCGCAAACCTTATTCACTGATCCCTAAAACTCTCGACACCAATCCTTAAACAGGCTGATTTAAAAAACTGCACACCTTTTGGGAAACCACAATTATACCAGGCCGGGAGAGCGGGTTATTTAATCACCCTTCAAGATAGAATCTATTTCATCGCAGGTTTTCTTCACATCCTGCGCTGAAATATCCAACGCGGCTTTTTCTTCATCGGACAAGTTCAGTTCGATGATCTTTTCAATTCCATTTGCACCCATCATGACGGGTACGCCAAAGAATATTCCATCCCACCCATACTCCCCTTCCAGAAAAGCGGTACAAGGAAGAATGCGTCGCTTGTCCTGCAAAAT
Encoded proteins:
- a CDS encoding malate dehydrogenase, whose product is ILQDKRRILPCTAFLEGEYGWDGIFFGVPVMMGANGIEKIIELNLSDEEKAALDISAQDVKKTCDEIDSILKGD